The Devosia sp. A16 genome includes a window with the following:
- a CDS encoding sensor histidine kinase, with product MRRLARALGARVRRFGAMAKLSSLRSRLMLVMAVVFALGVGNVMIYLLDLDKDIRAHVLNEQIDTLVARAPGDAGGEPLDELPLSFSESSWRYSLYSADGRLLGVQPKGSDPLPFMAPRAPPPLTADVMDARQLKDGSVLVVRRNDWGECEELCQIMRGRVAGSTVALIALGIASIVAMAGLAGWMLSSVRRAAALAGTIGRDHPDRRIPIGELPAEIVPLARAANDAFDRLAGAYESERRFTSDAAHELRTPLAVLDLRLQKARRSERPDWEAIAGDMRQMQHLVDQLLALARAEQANLSDELAAPVSAARLAREAVADMLPAFEAAQRPIEIEVEEGLAVPAGRDLLRQALRNLLDNAIRHGRGTTRVTVRQAGDGMVEIGVGDDGPAVSPAAAEMLFDRFRKGRQHSAGSGLGLAIVRSICRRLGGDAEAGPGPGFTVVLRLPAAGTQKG from the coding sequence ATGCGGCGGCTCGCTAGAGCGCTGGGCGCGCGCGTTCGCCGCTTCGGCGCAATGGCGAAGCTCTCGAGCCTGCGCAGCCGGCTGATGCTGGTGATGGCGGTGGTGTTCGCGCTCGGCGTCGGCAACGTCATGATCTACCTGCTCGATCTCGACAAGGACATCCGCGCCCATGTGCTGAACGAGCAGATCGACACCCTTGTCGCCCGGGCGCCGGGCGATGCCGGAGGCGAGCCGCTCGACGAGCTGCCGCTGTCGTTCTCGGAATCGAGCTGGCGCTACTCGCTGTACAGCGCCGACGGCAGGCTGCTGGGGGTGCAGCCGAAAGGCAGCGATCCCTTGCCGTTCATGGCGCCGCGCGCCCCGCCGCCCCTCACCGCCGACGTGATGGATGCGCGCCAGCTCAAGGATGGCAGCGTATTGGTGGTGCGCCGCAACGACTGGGGCGAGTGCGAGGAACTGTGCCAGATCATGCGGGGCAGGGTGGCGGGCTCTACCGTGGCGCTCATCGCGCTGGGCATCGCCTCGATCGTCGCCATGGCGGGGCTCGCCGGCTGGATGCTGAGTTCGGTGCGGCGCGCCGCGGCGCTGGCCGGCACCATCGGGCGGGATCACCCCGACCGCCGCATCCCGATCGGCGAGCTGCCTGCCGAAATCGTGCCGCTGGCGCGTGCCGCCAATGACGCGTTCGACCGGCTGGCCGGCGCCTATGAGAGCGAGCGGCGCTTTACCTCAGATGCGGCGCACGAGCTCAGGACGCCGCTCGCCGTGCTCGACCTCAGGCTGCAGAAGGCGCGCCGCTCCGAGCGGCCCGATTGGGAGGCCATCGCCGGCGACATGCGGCAGATGCAGCACCTGGTGGATCAATTGCTGGCGCTGGCGCGGGCCGAGCAGGCAAACCTCTCCGACGAGCTCGCCGCGCCGGTCTCGGCGGCGCGGCTGGCGCGCGAGGCGGTGGCGGACATGCTGCCGGCCTTCGAAGCCGCGCAGCGGCCGATCGAGATCGAGGTCGAGGAGGGGCTGGCGGTGCCGGCCGGGCGCGACCTGTTGCGCCAGGCGCTGAGGAACCTGCTCGACAATGCCATCCGCCACGGCCGCGGCACGACGCGGGTAACGGTGCGCCAGGCCGGCGACGGCATGGTCGAGATCGGAGTCGGCGACGACGGGCCGGCAGTGAGCCCGGCGGCGGCCGAGATGCTGTTCGACCGGTTCCGGAAGGGCCGGCAGCATTCGGCCGGCTCGGGGCTGGGGCTCGCCATCGTGCGCAGCATCTGCCGCCGGCTGGGCGGCGACGCCGAGGCCGGCCCCGGCCCTGGCTTTACGGTGGTGCTGCGGCTGCCGGCGGCCGGAACGCAGAAGGGCTGA
- a CDS encoding transglutaminase-like cysteine peptidase — MRHALCLVAAMAVVIFGLAGGGTSQAAGVTVPLGFRMMCIKTPEECLGGGASHVEASDDVMATLKRVNAHVNRAITPEAGGPVIWRVGVAAGDCDEYAATKRNLLIRAGIPASAIRFAYVKVRGEGHAIVVVRTSRGDYVLDNLHRSVRPLAQTGYRIISMSGADPRAWSAYAG, encoded by the coding sequence ATGCGCCACGCCCTTTGTCTTGTCGCCGCGATGGCGGTGGTGATCTTCGGCCTCGCCGGGGGCGGCACGTCGCAGGCGGCGGGCGTCACCGTGCCGCTCGGGTTCCGCATGATGTGCATCAAGACGCCCGAGGAGTGCCTGGGCGGCGGGGCCAGCCATGTCGAGGCCAGCGACGACGTCATGGCGACGCTGAAGCGGGTCAACGCGCACGTCAACCGCGCCATAACCCCTGAGGCGGGCGGCCCGGTCATCTGGCGGGTCGGCGTCGCCGCCGGCGATTGCGACGAATATGCCGCAACCAAGCGCAACCTCTTGATCCGCGCCGGCATCCCGGCCAGCGCCATCCGCTTCGCCTATGTCAAGGTGCGCGGCGAGGGGCATGCCATCGTGGTGGTGCGGACCAGCAGGGGCGATTACGTGCTCGACAACCTGCACCGCTCAGTCCGTCCGCTGGCGCAGACCGGCTATCGCATCATTTCGATGTCGGGCGCCGATCCGCGGGCATGGAGCGCCTACGCCGGCTGA
- a CDS encoding TerC family protein: MIFEWMSDPAAWAGLGTLILLEIVLGIDNLVFIAILADKLPEHQRNRARVVGLSLALLMRLTLLASMAWIVTLTTPLFSVLGLGFSGRDLILLSGGAFLLAKGTMELHERLEGRTEPRPGKLGHAVFWQVLVQIVVLDAVFSLDSVITAVGMVEELSIMMIAMIVAVLAMLALSKPLMAFVSRHPTVVILCLGFLMMIGFSLLVEGFGYHLPKGYLYAAIGFSVLIEAFNQLARRNREKRLRTSDLRQRTADAVLALLGGRRGEVSLGETADVIVEAAASRALFAREETAMIQGVLGLADRPVLSVMTPRGAIDWLDIEDDAARLRAKILEIGHSRFPIGRGSLDTLLGVALAKDLLRDLLDTGSIDLNRSLKQPLIVHEGASVLKLIEQLRRQPMQMAAVVDEYGALQGLATPTDILEAIAGEFPDADELPAEPVRTEDGGWLLAGATDVRLAASLLEAELVDDADRYTTLAGFVLWQVDHIPGRGEVVVAAGLAFEVVEARGGQIVMLKVTRPPGGTGAGS; the protein is encoded by the coding sequence ATGATCTTCGAATGGATGTCCGACCCCGCCGCCTGGGCGGGCCTCGGCACGTTGATCCTGCTCGAGATCGTGCTCGGGATCGACAACCTGGTATTCATCGCCATCCTCGCCGACAAGCTGCCCGAGCATCAGCGCAACCGCGCCCGCGTGGTCGGGCTGTCGCTGGCGCTGCTCATGCGGCTTACGCTGCTTGCCTCGATGGCGTGGATCGTGACGCTGACCACGCCGCTGTTCAGCGTCCTGGGGCTCGGCTTTTCCGGCCGCGACCTGATCCTGCTGTCGGGCGGCGCGTTCCTGCTCGCCAAGGGCACCATGGAGCTGCATGAGCGGCTCGAGGGGCGCACCGAGCCCAGACCGGGCAAGCTGGGGCACGCGGTGTTCTGGCAGGTGCTGGTGCAGATCGTGGTGCTCGATGCGGTGTTCTCGCTCGACAGCGTCATCACTGCCGTCGGTATGGTCGAGGAATTGTCGATCATGATGATCGCGATGATCGTCGCCGTGCTCGCCATGCTGGCGCTGTCGAAGCCGCTGATGGCGTTCGTCTCGCGGCACCCTACGGTGGTGATCCTCTGCCTCGGCTTCCTGATGATGATCGGCTTCTCGCTGCTGGTCGAAGGGTTCGGCTATCACCTGCCCAAGGGCTACCTCTATGCGGCGATCGGCTTTTCGGTGCTGATCGAGGCGTTCAACCAGCTGGCCCGCCGCAATCGCGAAAAGCGGCTCAGGACCTCGGACCTGAGGCAGCGCACCGCCGATGCGGTGCTGGCCCTGCTCGGCGGCCGGCGCGGCGAGGTGAGCCTGGGCGAAACCGCCGACGTCATCGTCGAAGCGGCGGCGAGCCGGGCGCTGTTCGCCCGTGAGGAGACCGCCATGATCCAGGGCGTGCTCGGGCTCGCCGACCGGCCGGTACTGTCGGTGATGACGCCGCGCGGCGCCATCGACTGGCTCGACATCGAGGACGATGCGGCCCGCCTCAGGGCCAAGATCCTCGAGATCGGCCATTCGCGCTTTCCCATCGGGCGCGGCAGCCTCGATACGCTGCTCGGCGTCGCGCTGGCCAAGGACCTGCTGCGCGACCTGCTCGATACCGGCTCGATCGACCTCAACCGCTCGCTCAAGCAGCCGCTGATCGTCCACGAAGGCGCGAGCGTGCTCAAGCTGATCGAGCAGTTGCGCCGCCAGCCCATGCAGATGGCGGCGGTGGTCGACGAGTACGGGGCGCTGCAGGGGCTGGCGACGCCGACCGATATTCTCGAGGCCATTGCCGGCGAGTTTCCCGATGCGGACGAGCTGCCGGCCGAGCCGGTGCGGACCGAGGATGGCGGCTGGCTGCTGGCCGGGGCGACGGACGTGCGGCTGGCGGCGAGCCTGCTCGAGGCCGAGCTGGTCGACGATGCCGATCGCTACACCACGCTTGCCGGCTTCGTGCTCTGGCAGGTCGACCACATCCCCGGCCGCGGCGAGGTGGTGGTGGCGGCGGGGCTGGCCTTCGAGGTGGTGGAGGCGCGGGGCGGGCAGATCGTCATGCTCAAGGTCACCCGTCCACCGGGCGGCACGGGAGCGGGGAGCTGA
- a CDS encoding DedA family protein: MDIVNDYVLGLAASPWIYLIAFGLIAVDGFFPPFPSESVVVALAALSAAGRGPDIGLLLAAAAAGAIAGDNVAYLGGRAIGRGRLLQLRFRPLVRLVGWAEAGLAARPGTLFLAARYVPLGRFGVNLTAGAVEYPFRHFLPWSVAAGASWAAYTVAVGFAAGKWFEAEPLVGMLVAIGVAFALGWLLDLAIGLVRRRRVGAGRRQRDQ; encoded by the coding sequence GTGGACATCGTCAACGACTATGTGCTGGGGCTGGCGGCCTCGCCCTGGATCTACCTCATCGCCTTCGGGCTGATCGCGGTGGACGGGTTCTTTCCGCCATTCCCCAGCGAATCCGTGGTGGTGGCGCTGGCGGCGCTCTCGGCCGCCGGCCGCGGTCCCGATATCGGGTTGCTGCTGGCGGCCGCCGCGGCCGGAGCGATCGCCGGGGACAATGTCGCCTATCTCGGCGGGCGGGCGATCGGCCGGGGCCGGCTGCTGCAGTTGCGGTTCAGGCCGTTGGTCCGGCTGGTCGGCTGGGCCGAGGCGGGCCTTGCGGCGCGGCCGGGTACGCTGTTCCTCGCGGCGCGCTACGTTCCGCTGGGGCGGTTCGGCGTCAACCTCACGGCCGGGGCGGTGGAGTATCCGTTCCGGCACTTCCTGCCCTGGTCCGTCGCCGCCGGCGCCAGCTGGGCCGCCTATACGGTGGCGGTGGGGTTCGCTGCCGGCAAGTGGTTCGAAGCCGAGCCGCTCGTCGGCATGCTCGTCGCCATCGGCGTCGCGTTCGCGCTGGGCTGGCTGCTCGATCTGGCGATCGGGCTGGTCCGGAGGCGCAGGGTCGGCGCTGGGCGGCGGCAACGGGATCAGTGA
- a CDS encoding ROK family protein — translation MNLAFTSPPAPLTESARAVFRRIILLGRATRPMLGSLLDFSKPTMSAAILELSELGLVEPVGTTQGASGRKATVYGLGREAGYVIGVDAGATQVRAIAQTLDGTVLAEIEQTPSAEAVHLNAETGKATRTILKRLRQNTGAHGPLRAVSVAVPVIVSRNRPELAYRADLDVVRDAIGEFGDAPVVFENNVNCATIAELDRGGAQGRRTFAYLQVGVKLGLGLVHEGRLFRGANGAAGEVARLPFPWSERSAPRRSGLEDYLGSHALMQRVGNDWTDRGAPPQTARELFEMAADGSRAARRHVDNHAIDIGRIAASVVSIFDPGLIVMGGGVGQNELLLPRIREVIAELAWQTEVTTSQLPARGTVLGASQLAVREAVQMLTGTEHLPV, via the coding sequence TTGAACCTAGCTTTCACCTCGCCTCCTGCACCTTTGACCGAGAGCGCCCGCGCGGTGTTCCGGCGCATCATCCTTCTCGGCCGCGCCACCCGGCCGATGCTGGGAAGCCTGCTCGATTTTTCCAAGCCCACCATGTCGGCGGCGATCCTCGAGCTCAGCGAACTGGGCCTGGTGGAGCCGGTCGGCACCACGCAGGGCGCCAGCGGTCGCAAGGCGACAGTCTATGGCCTCGGCCGCGAGGCCGGCTATGTCATCGGCGTCGATGCCGGCGCCACCCAGGTGCGCGCCATCGCCCAGACGCTCGATGGCACGGTCCTCGCCGAGATCGAGCAGACGCCTTCCGCCGAGGCGGTGCACCTCAATGCCGAAACCGGCAAGGCGACGCGCACCATCCTCAAGCGGCTGCGCCAGAACACCGGGGCGCATGGCCCGCTGCGAGCCGTCTCGGTCGCCGTGCCGGTGATCGTTTCGCGCAACCGCCCCGAACTGGCCTATCGCGCCGACCTCGACGTCGTCCGCGACGCGATCGGCGAGTTCGGCGATGCGCCGGTGGTGTTCGAGAACAACGTCAACTGCGCCACCATTGCCGAGCTCGACCGCGGCGGCGCCCAGGGCCGGCGAACCTTCGCCTATCTGCAGGTCGGCGTGAAACTCGGCCTCGGCCTGGTGCACGAGGGCCGCCTGTTCCGCGGCGCCAACGGGGCCGCCGGCGAGGTCGCCCGCCTGCCCTTCCCCTGGTCCGAGCGGAGTGCACCGCGCCGCAGCGGCCTCGAGGACTATCTCGGCTCGCACGCCCTGATGCAACGCGTCGGCAATGACTGGACCGACCGCGGCGCCCCGCCACAGACCGCCCGCGAGCTGTTCGAGATGGCCGCCGACGGCTCCAGGGCCGCCCGCCGGCATGTCGATAACCACGCCATCGATATCGGTCGCATCGCGGCCTCGGTGGTCAGCATTTTCGACCCCGGCCTGATCGTCATGGGCGGCGGCGTGGGCCAGAACGAATTGCTGCTGCCCCGCATCCGCGAGGTCATCGCCGAACTCGCCTGGCAGACCGAAGTCACCACCAGCCAGCTGCCGGCGCGCGGCACGGTGCTGGGCGCCTCGCAACTGGCGGTGCGCGAAGCCGTGCAGATGCTGACGGGAACCGAGCACCTGCCGGTCTAG
- a CDS encoding RNA polymerase sigma factor, giving the protein MDRADIEAVYRHEAGRVLATLIRLVGDFELAEEGAQDAFEAALLRWPQMGLPDNPRAWLVNTGRHKAIDRIRRRVTLRGKLKTLAAESAIAAAPQDLEEIEDDRLRLIFTCCHPALALETRVALTLRTVCGLSTAAVASIFLVGEETMAQRLVRAKSKIRDAAIPYEVPEREHLAERLAGVLAVVYLVFTEGYAPSAGTATFRPELCAEAIRLGRLLDQLLPGEPEIAGLLALMLLHFARLGGRSDGAGELLLLEEQDRSSWDRAAIAEGKALVERALARPRRIGPYGVQAAIAALHADAPSFAATDWPQISGLYQVLLRLTPSPVVELNAAAALSMVDGPERALQLVDALAAGGALDGYWPLHAARADLLDRLGCKAEAEAAYARALPLVRLEAERRLLERKMRR; this is encoded by the coding sequence ATCGACCGAGCCGACATCGAAGCGGTCTATCGCCACGAGGCGGGGCGCGTGCTGGCCACGCTCATCCGCCTCGTCGGCGATTTCGAACTGGCCGAGGAAGGCGCTCAGGATGCCTTCGAGGCGGCGCTACTGCGCTGGCCGCAGATGGGGCTGCCCGACAATCCGCGCGCCTGGCTGGTCAATACCGGCCGCCACAAGGCCATCGACCGCATCCGCCGCCGCGTCACCCTGCGCGGCAAGCTGAAGACGCTGGCGGCCGAGAGTGCCATTGCCGCCGCGCCTCAGGACCTCGAGGAGATCGAGGACGATCGGCTGCGCCTGATCTTCACCTGCTGCCACCCGGCCCTGGCGCTCGAAACCCGGGTGGCGCTGACGCTGCGCACCGTGTGCGGGCTCTCGACCGCGGCGGTGGCCAGCATCTTCCTCGTCGGCGAGGAGACCATGGCGCAGCGCCTGGTGCGCGCCAAATCGAAGATCCGCGACGCCGCCATTCCCTATGAAGTGCCCGAGCGCGAGCACCTCGCCGAGCGGCTCGCCGGCGTGCTGGCGGTGGTCTACCTGGTGTTCACCGAGGGCTATGCCCCGAGCGCCGGCACCGCCACTTTCCGGCCCGAACTCTGCGCCGAGGCGATCCGGCTCGGCCGGCTGCTCGACCAGCTGCTGCCGGGCGAGCCGGAGATCGCCGGGCTGCTGGCGCTGATGCTGCTGCACTTCGCGCGGCTCGGCGGGCGCAGCGACGGCGCCGGCGAATTGCTGCTGCTCGAGGAGCAGGATCGCAGCAGCTGGGACCGCGCGGCGATCGCCGAGGGCAAGGCTCTGGTCGAGCGGGCGCTGGCGCGGCCGCGCCGCATCGGCCCCTATGGCGTGCAGGCGGCAATCGCGGCGCTCCATGCCGATGCACCGAGCTTTGCCGCAACCGATTGGCCGCAGATTTCCGGACTCTATCAGGTGCTGCTGCGCCTCACCCCTTCGCCGGTGGTCGAGCTCAACGCGGCGGCGGCGCTGTCGATGGTCGATGGCCCTGAGCGGGCGCTGCAGCTGGTCGACGCCCTGGCCGCCGGCGGCGCGCTCGACGGCTACTGGCCGCTCCACGCCGCCCGCGCCGACCTGCTCGACCGCCTGGGCTGCAAGGCCGAAGCCGAGGCCGCCTACGCCCGCGCGTTGCCGCTGGTCCGGCTCGAGGCGGAGCGGCGGCTGCTGGAGCGCAAGATGCGCAGGTGA
- a CDS encoding ABC transporter ATP-binding protein: MLKRVMRLGLALDWLKLLPIVVCTALAAALPVGVPLLLGRSIDAALKGAGLVQLLPLLGLVAAFAIGAALAEVLANTMGARLGYGLSWQLARRLYGELMRMPLLSYATINPGVLNSRLTNDMRMVDPLFAVVPLATVHGWVGLAAVAIALAAIDIWFLAAFVLVPLALVAVRFAEGQINATIRQSYEINAAVASQIESTTSGDAVSLVRQARATAVEEGRFARLADQSVELAARMDNWRAVINVAYRLCFDLITVLFLGIGIVLASAGQISIGSVVSALFFVGLVRQPLGEVVGQRYPLIRASMGLDRVEAVLASPNTGLATVAASPITPQQQLPDEVLVFDRVGYTYPGRQAVAVRTLSDVAGASQGMSGFLAGVSLTRLDEAGDGEPADRPARLLENISFAVRRGETVAIAGHSGSGKSTIISLACGSIRPSAGAVRLAGIDTAGLTEEDAWRFVSLVSQDVYLQDASLRDNLGYGLADATDERLIDALRQAGLGELLQQLPEGLGTMVGQRGKRFSGGERQRIAIARAVLRDRPLLILDEATSHLDAEREDSILDAIDRVAADRAVLVVAHRRSALERAERVVMIEQGSVVEPGTHAELIAAGGRYAAMHRTGGPQ; encoded by the coding sequence ATGCTCAAGCGGGTCATGCGTCTCGGGCTCGCGCTCGACTGGCTCAAGCTGCTGCCGATCGTCGTGTGCACGGCGCTTGCCGCCGCGCTGCCGGTCGGGGTGCCGCTGCTGCTCGGCCGCAGCATCGATGCGGCGCTGAAGGGCGCCGGGCTGGTGCAGTTGCTGCCGCTGCTCGGGCTCGTCGCCGCCTTCGCCATCGGCGCGGCGCTCGCCGAAGTGCTGGCCAACACGATGGGCGCACGGCTCGGCTATGGCCTCTCCTGGCAGCTGGCGCGACGGCTCTATGGCGAGCTGATGCGGATGCCGCTCCTGAGCTACGCCACCATCAACCCCGGGGTGCTCAACAGCCGCCTGACCAACGACATGCGCATGGTCGATCCGCTGTTCGCGGTGGTGCCGCTCGCGACCGTGCACGGCTGGGTCGGGCTCGCCGCCGTCGCCATCGCGCTGGCGGCGATCGACATCTGGTTTCTCGCCGCCTTCGTGCTGGTGCCGCTGGCGCTCGTCGCGGTGCGCTTTGCCGAGGGGCAGATCAACGCCACCATCCGGCAATCCTACGAGATCAATGCCGCCGTGGCCTCGCAGATCGAGAGCACCACCAGCGGCGATGCGGTGAGCCTGGTGCGCCAGGCGCGCGCCACCGCCGTCGAGGAGGGCCGCTTCGCCCGGCTCGCCGACCAGTCGGTGGAGCTCGCCGCCCGCATGGACAACTGGCGCGCCGTGATCAACGTCGCCTATCGGTTGTGCTTCGACCTGATCACCGTGCTGTTCCTGGGCATCGGCATCGTGCTGGCCTCGGCCGGGCAGATTTCCATCGGCAGCGTCGTGTCGGCCCTGTTCTTTGTCGGCCTGGTGCGCCAGCCGCTCGGCGAAGTCGTCGGCCAGCGCTATCCGCTGATCCGCGCCAGCATGGGGCTCGATCGCGTCGAGGCGGTGCTCGCCTCCCCCAATACCGGCCTCGCGACGGTGGCGGCCTCGCCCATTACGCCGCAGCAGCAGCTGCCCGACGAGGTGCTGGTGTTCGACCGGGTGGGCTACACCTATCCCGGCCGGCAAGCGGTGGCGGTCAGGACGCTGTCCGATGTCGCCGGTGCCAGCCAGGGGATGAGCGGCTTTCTCGCCGGAGTGTCGCTGACGCGGCTCGACGAGGCGGGTGACGGCGAGCCGGCCGACCGGCCCGCCCGGCTGCTCGAGAACATCTCCTTCGCGGTCCGGCGCGGCGAGACCGTGGCGATCGCCGGACATTCGGGTTCGGGCAAATCGACCATCATCAGCCTCGCCTGCGGGTCGATCCGGCCATCGGCCGGCGCGGTTCGGCTGGCAGGCATCGATACCGCCGGGCTCACCGAGGAGGACGCCTGGCGCTTCGTCTCGCTGGTGAGCCAGGACGTCTACCTCCAGGATGCCTCGCTGCGCGACAATCTCGGCTATGGCCTCGCCGACGCCACCGACGAGCGGCTCATCGATGCCCTGCGGCAGGCCGGGCTGGGCGAGCTGCTGCAGCAGCTGCCCGAGGGGCTCGGCACCATGGTCGGGCAGCGCGGCAAGCGCTTCTCGGGCGGCGAGCGGCAGCGCATCGCCATCGCCCGCGCCGTGCTGCGCGATCGCCCGCTGCTCATTCTCGACGAAGCCACCTCGCATCTCGACGCCGAGCGCGAGGACTCCATCCTCGATGCCATCGACCGGGTGGCGGCCGACCGGGCCGTGCTGGTGGTGGCGCACCGCCGATCGGCGCTCGAACGGGCGGAGCGCGTGGTGATGATCGAACAGGGCAGCGTGGTCGAACCGGGCACGCATGCCGAACTGATCGCCGCAGGCGGCCGTTATGCCGCCATGCACCGGACCGGCGGGCCGCAGTGA
- a CDS encoding SIS domain-containing protein yields the protein MPARVPFRDAIELEPQALRNALESTGRALDAADLTKLRTGSIGLVGIGASLYAAIAGAAQLRAQGRRAIALAGGELYDAAVDAADAYIAVSASGRSVEPAKALALRPRAVTFGIAQAADTPMQGSVGQMIGTGSGIDSGPNTTSYMGSLLALALIADRVGVPSGFDWTTIGDLLATTRAATADAVARAGRLLTGKRSLDCVGANVAYGTAGYAALLLREAVRVPAQNWDTLNFLHGPMEPNDQGTGVIVYGEGREVQLAEDLAGFGIATVLVTSSEVAERDNLVVIRIPATGNGLATAILAALPTQLVIADLAEAAGLPVCVFRYRQTDTKLPEVA from the coding sequence ATGCCGGCACGCGTGCCCTTCCGCGACGCAATCGAGCTGGAGCCGCAGGCGTTGCGCAACGCACTGGAGAGCACCGGCCGGGCGCTCGACGCGGCCGATCTCACAAAGCTGCGGACCGGCAGCATCGGGCTGGTCGGCATCGGCGCCAGCCTCTATGCCGCCATTGCCGGGGCGGCGCAGCTGCGCGCCCAGGGCCGCCGCGCCATCGCACTGGCGGGCGGCGAACTCTACGACGCGGCGGTCGACGCGGCCGATGCCTATATCGCCGTTTCCGCCTCCGGCCGCAGCGTCGAGCCGGCCAAGGCCCTGGCGCTCCGCCCTCGCGCCGTCACCTTCGGCATTGCCCAGGCGGCCGACACTCCGATGCAGGGCTCGGTCGGCCAGATGATCGGCACCGGTAGCGGCATCGACAGCGGCCCCAACACCACCAGCTACATGGGTTCGCTCCTCGCTCTGGCGCTGATCGCCGACCGCGTCGGGGTGCCCTCCGGCTTCGACTGGACCACCATCGGCGACCTGCTGGCGACCACCCGCGCCGCCACGGCCGATGCCGTCGCCCGCGCCGGCAGGCTGCTGACCGGCAAGCGGTCGCTCGATTGCGTCGGCGCCAACGTCGCCTATGGCACGGCGGGCTATGCGGCGCTGCTGCTGCGCGAGGCGGTACGCGTTCCGGCGCAAAACTGGGACACGCTCAACTTCCTCCACGGCCCGATGGAGCCCAATGATCAGGGCACCGGAGTCATCGTCTATGGCGAGGGCCGCGAGGTGCAACTGGCGGAAGATCTCGCCGGCTTCGGCATCGCCACGGTGCTCGTCACCAGCAGCGAGGTCGCCGAGCGCGACAACCTGGTGGTGATCCGCATCCCGGCGACCGGCAACGGTCTCGCCACGGCCATCCTCGCCGCGCTGCCGACCCAGCTGGTGATCGCCGACCTTGCGGAAGCCGCCGGCCTGCCGGTCTGCGTGTTCCGCTACCGCCAGACCGACACGAAGCTGCCCGAAGTGGCGTGA
- a CDS encoding YciI family protein, producing MQYLLMIYGDEAAMGSATPEQGKAMGEAYARFTQDIVRSGHLKGGDKLKPSSTATTIRRGDGKSMTTDGPFAETREQLSGYYIVEAKDLDEALAIAGKIPFGSGAVEVRPIDSLARQY from the coding sequence ATGCAGTACCTGCTGATGATCTATGGCGACGAGGCGGCGATGGGTTCGGCGACGCCCGAACAGGGCAAGGCCATGGGCGAGGCCTATGCGCGCTTCACCCAGGATATCGTGAGGAGCGGCCACCTCAAGGGCGGCGACAAGCTGAAGCCCTCGAGCACCGCCACCACCATTCGCCGCGGCGACGGCAAGTCGATGACCACCGACGGCCCCTTCGCCGAAACGCGCGAGCAGCTCAGCGGCTACTACATCGTCGAGGCGAAAGACCTCGACGAGGCCCTGGCGATCGCCGGCAAGATCCCGTTCGGCTCCGGCGCGGTGGAAGTCCGCCCGATCGACAGCCTGGCCCGCCAGTACTGA
- a CDS encoding response regulator transcription factor, protein MRILLVEDHRSLSEMIKEHLERSGFDVDAVSTAEDAVHYWRSTRYDGVVLDLGLPDGDGMEVLGTLARGESDHAAPVVILTARDDLDSRLRGLNGGADDYLTKPFDLLELEARLRVIMRRPGLRKADVVSFGDLTYDVGRWQARAGARSIDLAKKEFALLEELMRAAPGIVVKDRLEDRVYAFEPVTANAIEAIVYRVRRKLAAAGSTVRVETVRGIGYRMVLGAGDAAAR, encoded by the coding sequence TTGAGAATATTGCTGGTCGAAGATCACCGCTCGCTGTCCGAGATGATCAAGGAGCATCTCGAACGGTCGGGCTTCGACGTCGATGCGGTGTCGACCGCCGAGGACGCGGTGCATTATTGGCGCTCCACCCGCTATGACGGGGTGGTGCTCGATCTGGGCCTGCCGGATGGCGACGGCATGGAGGTGCTCGGCACCCTGGCGCGCGGCGAGAGCGACCATGCCGCGCCGGTGGTGATCCTGACGGCGCGCGACGATCTCGACAGCCGGCTGCGCGGGCTCAATGGCGGCGCCGACGATTATCTCACCAAGCCCTTCGACCTGCTCGAGCTCGAAGCGCGGCTGCGCGTCATCATGCGCCGCCCCGGCCTGCGCAAGGCCGATGTCGTCAGCTTCGGCGACCTGACCTACGATGTGGGGCGCTGGCAGGCGCGGGCCGGGGCGCGCAGCATCGACCTCGCCAAAAAGGAGTTCGCGCTGCTCGAGGAACTGATGCGGGCGGCACCCGGCATCGTGGTCAAGGACCGGCTCGAGGATCGCGTCTATGCGTTCGAGCCGGTGACGGCGAACGCCATCGAGGCCATCGTCTACCGGGTGCGGCGCAAGCTCGCCGCCGCCGGCTCGACCGTGCGGGTCGAAACGGTGCGCGGGATCGGCTACCGCATGGTGCTGGGGGCCGGCGATGCGGCGGCTCGCTAG